The following proteins are encoded in a genomic region of Kiritimatiellia bacterium:
- a CDS encoding PAS domain-containing protein — protein MNLDIRTVFFSYVISNALCAAVMALLWRLHRRRYEGIGHWLADYFMQFIALGLVALRGQVPDGVSVVLANGLVVGGTMILYTGLERFLGRRSSPDRHYLVLAVFLAVHAWFTWGQPNVHARNINVSLALLVVCGQCAWLMLASRHPARPPGAPVVGMVFAAYSLFSLVRLAALAGGLRGSGDFGATSFDTLTILIYQMLFIALTLALFLLVIRRKGDELEAQGKALRERASLVHGLFDHMVSGAIVFEVRADGAGGDDYVLREINAAGQEMEARPREELVGRTLRELRPNIRPDGLLSALRKTRQTGQPSFLPATFYEDERFSSWYEAQVFMLPSGELVVLYNDVTARQRAETMLRQNMEEIARMNKVMMNREERVLELKKEINRLLAEAGRPARFEAA, from the coding sequence ATGAACCTGGACATTCGCACCGTCTTCTTCAGCTATGTCATCAGCAACGCCCTGTGCGCGGCCGTGATGGCGCTGTTGTGGCGCCTCCATCGCCGGCGCTACGAAGGGATCGGTCACTGGCTGGCCGACTACTTCATGCAGTTCATCGCCCTGGGCCTGGTGGCCCTGCGCGGGCAGGTGCCCGACGGGGTCTCGGTGGTCCTCGCCAACGGCCTGGTCGTGGGCGGCACGATGATCCTGTACACGGGCCTGGAGCGCTTCCTTGGCCGGCGCTCGTCCCCGGACCGCCATTACCTGGTGCTGGCCGTGTTCCTGGCCGTGCACGCCTGGTTCACGTGGGGGCAACCCAACGTGCACGCGCGGAACATCAACGTGTCGCTGGCGCTGCTGGTGGTCTGCGGCCAGTGCGCCTGGCTGATGCTCGCGAGCCGGCATCCGGCCCGGCCGCCGGGCGCGCCGGTCGTCGGGATGGTATTCGCCGCCTACAGCCTGTTCAGCCTGGTCCGTCTCGCCGCGCTGGCGGGGGGGCTCCGCGGGAGCGGCGATTTCGGCGCCACGTCCTTTGACACGCTGACGATCCTGATCTACCAGATGCTGTTCATCGCGCTCACGCTGGCCCTGTTCCTCCTCGTGATCCGTCGCAAGGGCGACGAGCTGGAGGCGCAGGGGAAGGCCCTGCGGGAGCGGGCCTCCCTGGTGCACGGCCTGTTCGATCACATGGTCAGCGGCGCGATCGTCTTCGAGGTGCGCGCCGACGGGGCCGGGGGGGACGACTACGTGCTTCGGGAGATCAACGCCGCCGGCCAGGAGATGGAAGCCCGGCCGCGGGAGGAACTTGTCGGCCGGACGCTGCGCGAATTGCGGCCCAACATACGCCCCGACGGCTTGCTCTCCGCCCTTCGAAAAACCCGGCAAACCGGGCAGCCGTCCTTCCTGCCGGCGACGTTCTACGAGGACGAACGCTTCTCGAGCTGGTACGAGGCCCAGGTCTTCATGCTGCCGTCCGGGGAACTGGTGGTCCTCTACAACGACGTCACCGCGCGCCAGCGCGCGGAAACCATGTTGCGGCAGAACATGGAGGAGATCGCGCGCATGAACAAGGTGATGATGAACCGCGAGGAACGCGTGCTGGAATTGAAGAAGGAAATCAACCGCCTGCTGGCGGAGGCCGGCCGGCCCGCCCGCTTCGAGGCGGCATGA
- a CDS encoding IPT/TIG domain-containing protein: MRTGRALVILVCLFAADGHAGEIYGFGSGVVPDTGAVTGGEFVVISGTGLCAGGDATNVTLCGVPAASIESATDTQVVVRAGVSGAPGLGDVAVWSESLGVTVSSNAFCYRLDAAIPREDLVLWLRADVGVLEEAGAVSRWYDQSGSGFHALQASGSARPTVSTNTVSPTLPAVQFDGSDDYLWRADGLGVANSNVGFTLCIVFRYPASTVNNTGVFSLRSAYAADWSSADGMALTQKNDWYLGWYRGLEWLQGVAYGGSNPGTNSLGLSVPWAAVPSPRAVFLAATKSGTDAEISVNDASMGSDPYDLPGGPADPTWNTNGYVLGARGDLMGCGRVDICELLVYNRLLSTGEMAEVKAYMTAPAMQVIGINGTAIADGLAPNWDKGTLFPATGAGSFREHTFSITNGGTAALHIPGWATNGADAAAFQVVDMPSSVSTTSRSNLVVRFVPAAAGAFTAALVISNDTVASPYTVNLEGSAFAISTNNGPCAGGNVITISNGYFGTITNVLVGTAAAAIQASGENWCTIVLPAAGSAGVKDIVIQTSDNDDTILEGAYTYNPAGLIGVYHNFLSEGFNAEFYGAPVGWSYEYDTGAADWQHGYGNYSMPDSPHSGDWNALFWGMEGDITRLISPSMDLSGADAPLLTFWHAQAEYEEDEVVYQDTLRVLYRTNASAEWVQLAFYDGSIEAWTGRVISLPNPSSDYQVAFEGESHYGDGLTLDDVSVDNTPGPGVVPDSGSWTGGYAIAIRGLNLGDGTDITNVTLCGVGAASITSQSSTQVVVTAGFSLVTGPGDVRVYSTSYGESGAADAFTYAAGSGGAIGAPASLGFLATFGADPAPQAFVLTNSDSTAYLFTNQITYAPEASGWLALSPLAGFVAGDGSRVCTAAVSVAGLAPGAYYATNAVVSASATNSPQLMTVRLVVHPAGAVTLYVATDGGASPPYTNWSQAASEIQSAVDLARAGDAIIVTNGSYDSGAVVTPGAGLACRLVITQELTVSSVNGPQATFIGGASDGGTNGPAAVRCAYVSGGGVLEGFTLTNGHTRADGDYVYDRSGGGVLIVSSGTVANCRIAACSASGDGGGIYFQQGGVADRVVLDGGDARYGGGACFNAGGQLVNSLVLRNTSALEGGGLFLWWAGSEARNCTVVSNTAAGVGDGVFIYQGGAVYNSVVYGNTEDDFYVNPPATVRYTCSRSFPVADGNITDDPLFEDPGADDFRLQRTSPCINAGDNVYAPTNQSPYDLAGHARIHAVTVDMGAYEALYDWHTLTVNSSYGTPNPGPGIHTNVEQSVLNAWVTGPADAGGTQFACTGWALAGHDPETGSGTGLVMTVTNDAVLTWQWTTNYWLDTEAGAHGSVNVGDGWQAAGAITQLTATAESYYHFTNWTGDVSAFVNPLELLMAGPRQVQAVFEENLAAHDTPEWWLAAHGWTNNFDDAANGDPDGDLFLTWKEYVADTDPTNGASFFLAASGERVYGTNCTETIWTNGEEVVTTRICEVVGHVYQWPSAAGRVYDVYAASNVSGPYLPLTGATNIPATPSVNTYTNLLPETVSGYYRIRVRQE, translated from the coding sequence ATGAGAACGGGTCGCGCGCTGGTTATCCTGGTGTGCCTTTTTGCCGCTGACGGGCACGCCGGCGAAATCTACGGGTTCGGATCGGGGGTGGTTCCGGATACCGGGGCCGTCACCGGCGGCGAATTCGTGGTGATCAGCGGGACCGGGCTGTGCGCGGGCGGGGACGCCACGAACGTGACCCTGTGCGGCGTGCCCGCCGCGTCCATCGAGAGCGCAACGGACACCCAGGTGGTGGTCCGGGCCGGCGTGTCGGGCGCGCCGGGGCTGGGCGACGTGGCGGTCTGGTCGGAAAGCCTCGGCGTCACCGTCAGCTCCAACGCCTTCTGCTACCGGCTCGACGCGGCCATCCCCCGGGAGGACCTGGTCCTGTGGCTGCGCGCGGACGTGGGCGTGCTGGAGGAGGCCGGCGCGGTGAGCCGGTGGTACGACCAGTCCGGGAGCGGATTCCACGCCCTGCAGGCCAGCGGCAGCGCGCGCCCGACGGTGAGCACGAATACCGTGTCGCCCACGCTGCCGGCCGTGCAGTTCGACGGCAGCGACGATTACCTGTGGCGCGCGGACGGACTCGGCGTTGCCAACAGCAACGTCGGGTTCACCCTGTGCATCGTCTTCCGCTACCCCGCGTCCACGGTGAACAACACGGGCGTCTTCAGCCTGCGGTCCGCCTACGCCGCGGACTGGTCCAGCGCCGACGGCATGGCGCTGACGCAGAAGAACGACTGGTACCTGGGCTGGTACCGCGGGCTGGAATGGCTGCAGGGCGTGGCCTACGGCGGGAGCAATCCCGGGACCAACAGCCTGGGGCTCTCGGTGCCCTGGGCCGCGGTACCCAGCCCGCGCGCCGTGTTCCTGGCGGCCACCAAGAGCGGGACCGACGCGGAGATCTCGGTAAACGACGCTTCGATGGGTTCGGACCCCTACGACCTGCCCGGCGGGCCCGCCGACCCGACGTGGAATACCAACGGCTACGTGCTGGGCGCCCGGGGCGATCTGATGGGATGCGGCCGCGTGGATATCTGCGAACTCCTGGTCTATAACCGCCTCCTGTCCACCGGGGAAATGGCCGAGGTCAAGGCGTACATGACCGCCCCGGCCATGCAGGTGATCGGCATCAACGGCACGGCGATCGCCGACGGCCTGGCCCCCAACTGGGACAAGGGCACGCTCTTCCCGGCCACGGGGGCCGGCTCGTTCCGGGAGCACACCTTCAGCATCACGAACGGCGGCACGGCCGCGTTGCACATTCCCGGCTGGGCCACGAACGGCGCGGACGCGGCGGCGTTCCAGGTCGTGGACATGCCGTCGTCCGTTTCGACAACCAGCCGGTCGAACCTGGTCGTGCGGTTCGTCCCGGCCGCCGCGGGCGCGTTCACCGCGGCGCTGGTCATCAGCAACGACACCGTGGCCTCGCCCTACACGGTCAACCTGGAGGGTTCGGCCTTCGCGATCTCGACCAACAACGGGCCGTGCGCGGGCGGAAACGTCATCACGATCAGCAACGGCTACTTCGGCACGATCACCAACGTGCTGGTCGGCACTGCGGCGGCCGCCATCCAGGCGTCCGGCGAGAACTGGTGCACGATCGTTCTCCCGGCCGCCGGCTCGGCGGGCGTGAAGGACATCGTCATCCAGACGTCCGACAACGACGACACGATCCTGGAGGGCGCCTATACCTACAACCCGGCGGGACTCATCGGGGTGTACCACAACTTCTTGAGCGAGGGGTTCAACGCGGAATTCTACGGCGCGCCCGTCGGATGGAGCTACGAGTACGACACGGGCGCCGCCGACTGGCAGCACGGCTACGGCAACTACTCCATGCCGGACAGCCCGCATTCCGGCGACTGGAATGCGCTGTTCTGGGGCATGGAGGGGGACATCACCCGGCTGATCTCGCCGTCCATGGACTTGAGCGGGGCCGATGCGCCCCTCCTGACGTTTTGGCACGCCCAGGCGGAGTACGAGGAGGATGAAGTGGTCTACCAGGATACCCTTCGCGTGCTGTACCGGACCAATGCCTCCGCCGAATGGGTGCAACTGGCCTTCTACGATGGGAGCATCGAGGCCTGGACCGGGCGCGTCATCAGCCTGCCGAATCCGTCCAGCGACTACCAGGTCGCCTTCGAGGGAGAGAGCCATTACGGAGACGGCTTGACGCTGGACGATGTGTCCGTGGACAACACGCCGGGCCCGGGCGTCGTGCCCGACAGCGGGTCGTGGACCGGCGGCTACGCCATCGCCATCCGGGGCCTGAACCTCGGCGACGGAACGGACATCACCAACGTGACGCTGTGCGGGGTCGGCGCGGCCTCCATCACGAGCCAGTCCTCCACGCAGGTCGTCGTGACGGCGGGGTTCTCGCTCGTCACGGGCCCGGGCGACGTGCGCGTGTATTCCACCAGCTACGGGGAATCCGGCGCCGCGGATGCGTTCACCTACGCGGCGGGCTCGGGCGGCGCGATCGGCGCGCCGGCCTCGCTGGGCTTCCTCGCCACCTTCGGCGCGGATCCCGCGCCGCAAGCCTTCGTCCTGACCAACTCCGATTCGACGGCATACCTCTTCACCAATCAAATCACCTATGCGCCGGAGGCTTCCGGGTGGTTGGCCCTCTCGCCGCTTGCCGGGTTCGTGGCGGGCGACGGGTCGCGGGTCTGCACCGCCGCCGTATCCGTGGCGGGACTCGCGCCGGGCGCGTACTACGCCACCAACGCCGTGGTCTCCGCGAGCGCGACCAACAGCCCGCAACTCATGACGGTGCGCCTGGTCGTGCACCCGGCCGGCGCCGTCACGCTCTACGTCGCCACGGACGGCGGCGCCTCGCCGCCGTATACCAACTGGAGCCAGGCCGCGTCGGAGATCCAGTCCGCCGTGGACCTTGCGCGGGCCGGCGACGCAATTATCGTTACTAATGGAAGTTATGACTCCGGCGCCGTAGTCACGCCGGGGGCCGGCCTGGCCTGCCGGCTGGTGATCACGCAGGAACTGACCGTGAGCAGTGTCAACGGCCCGCAGGCCACGTTCATCGGGGGCGCGTCCGACGGAGGCACGAACGGCCCGGCCGCCGTGCGGTGCGCGTACGTGAGCGGGGGCGGTGTGCTCGAGGGATTCACGCTGACCAACGGGCACACGCGGGCCGACGGCGACTACGTGTACGACCGGAGCGGCGGCGGGGTGCTGATCGTCAGCAGCGGCACCGTGGCCAACTGCCGGATCGCGGCGTGCTCCGCGTCGGGCGACGGCGGCGGGATCTACTTCCAGCAGGGCGGCGTGGCCGACCGCGTGGTGCTGGACGGCGGCGACGCGCGGTACGGCGGCGGGGCCTGCTTCAATGCCGGCGGACAGTTGGTGAACTCGCTGGTGCTGCGCAACACCTCGGCCCTCGAGGGCGGCGGGCTGTTCCTGTGGTGGGCGGGCAGCGAGGCCCGCAACTGCACGGTGGTGTCGAACACGGCGGCCGGCGTCGGCGACGGCGTGTTCATCTACCAGGGCGGCGCCGTGTATAACTCGGTGGTATACGGGAACACCGAGGACGATTTCTACGTCAATCCGCCGGCCACGGTGCGCTACACGTGCAGCCGATCCTTCCCTGTCGCCGACGGCAACATCACCGACGATCCGCTCTTCGAAGACCCGGGCGCCGATGACTTCCGCCTGCAGCGGACCTCGCCGTGCATCAACGCGGGCGACAACGTCTACGCGCCGACCAACCAGTCGCCGTACGACCTGGCCGGCCACGCCCGCATCCATGCCGTCACGGTGGACATGGGCGCCTACGAGGCGTTGTATGACTGGCACACGCTGACGGTCAACTCCAGCTACGGCACGCCGAACCCGGGCCCGGGCATCCATACCAATGTCGAGCAATCCGTTCTGAATGCATGGGTGACGGGCCCCGCGGACGCGGGCGGAACCCAGTTCGCGTGCACGGGCTGGGCCCTGGCCGGGCACGATCCGGAGACCGGTTCGGGCACGGGCCTCGTCATGACCGTGACCAACGACGCCGTCCTGACGTGGCAATGGACGACCAACTACTGGCTGGACACGGAAGCCGGGGCACACGGCTCGGTGAACGTGGGCGACGGGTGGCAGGCGGCCGGCGCGATCACGCAGCTCACGGCCACGGCGGAGTCGTACTATCACTTCACGAACTGGACCGGCGACGTGTCCGCCTTCGTCAATCCCCTGGAGCTGCTGATGGCGGGCCCCCGGCAGGTTCAGGCCGTATTCGAGGAGAATCTCGCGGCCCACGACACACCGGAATGGTGGCTGGCCGCCCACGGGTGGACCAACAACTTCGACGACGCCGCGAACGGCGATCCGGACGGGGACCTGTTCCTGACATGGAAGGAATACGTGGCCGATACCGACCCGACCAACGGCGCCTCGTTCTTCCTTGCCGCGAGCGGCGAACGGGTCTACGGGACCAACTGCACGGAAACCATCTGGACCAACGGCGAGGAAGTCGTCACGACGCGGATCTGCGAGGTGGTCGGCCACGTGTACCAATGGCCGAGCGCCGCGGGCCGGGTCTACGACGTGTACGCGGCCTCCAACGTGTCCGGCCCCTACCTGCCGCTGACCGGCGCCACGAACATTCCGGCCACGCCGTCCGTGAACACCTACACCAACCTCCTGCCGGAGACCGTTTCAGGCTACTACCGGATCCGCGTGCGACAGGAGTAG
- a CDS encoding indolepyruvate oxidoreductase subunit beta, which translates to MTHQDILIAGVGGQGILTIAGIIGTAAIERGLHVKQSEVHGMAQRGGAVVSHLRLSEKPIASDLIGRGKADLLLAMEPMEGLRHLPWLKHDGGVLVANRVPVRNLKTYPATEALIAHIDRLQKRRLLDAEALAKKAGTVRAVNSVLLGAASPFLMIPAEVIRDAVAQFFDYKGATIVEQNLMAFDLGRAAAEQE; encoded by the coding sequence ATGACCCACCAGGACATACTCATCGCGGGCGTCGGCGGCCAGGGCATCCTGACCATCGCGGGGATCATCGGGACCGCGGCCATCGAGCGCGGGCTGCACGTGAAGCAGTCCGAGGTGCACGGCATGGCCCAGCGCGGCGGGGCCGTGGTCTCGCACCTGCGGCTCTCGGAGAAACCCATCGCCTCCGACCTGATCGGGCGCGGCAAGGCGGACCTGCTGCTGGCGATGGAACCGATGGAGGGCCTGCGCCACCTGCCGTGGCTGAAACACGACGGCGGCGTGCTCGTGGCCAACCGCGTGCCGGTCCGCAATCTCAAGACCTACCCGGCCACGGAGGCCCTGATCGCCCACATCGACCGGCTGCAGAAGCGGCGGCTCCTCGACGCCGAGGCCCTGGCGAAAAAGGCGGGCACCGTGCGCGCGGTCAACAGCGTGCTGCTCGGGGCCGCCTCGCCGTTCCTGATGATTCCCGCGGAAGTCATCCGGGACGCCGTGGCGCAATTCTTCGACTACAAGGGCGCGACCATCGTGGAGCAGAACCTGATGGCCTTCGACCTCGGCCGGGCCGCGGCCGAGCAGGAGTAG
- a CDS encoding sigma-54-dependent Fis family transcriptional regulator, whose product MAKETILLVDDSEATRKVLAANLSRQGYEIQAAASLAEAREAVSRSVFDGILLDLELPDGNGLNWLPELRESQPHAAIVIITGTGDIPSAVQAMQQGADHFLTKPANLDELIVFLRKGREFRDLRRRNQYFSGVASRQSMCYFGANSIVRNMLRLAETAARNGSVVLLFGETGSGKGILARWIHAHSARADKPFVDINCSSLKGDLLASEMFGHARGAFTSAVDAKQGLLEAADGSTLFLDEIGDMDPGVQASFLKVIEERQFRRVGEVKVRRSDFRLICATNHDLQRQCEQGRFRKDLYFRINVFPIEVPPLRELRDDIPGLVRHLGRELAGRDLELAAGVMPLLAEYDWPGNIRELRNVLERAWLLSGGGELKPEHFPGLRYPDGGRPALAAGSLDLNRAEKEKIREALRRYDGNVERAAEALGLSRATLYRRLKSLSD is encoded by the coding sequence ATGGCTAAAGAAACAATACTGCTGGTGGACGATTCCGAGGCGACGCGGAAGGTGCTTGCCGCGAACCTGTCACGGCAGGGATACGAGATTCAGGCCGCGGCCTCGCTGGCGGAGGCGCGCGAGGCGGTGAGCCGGAGTGTTTTCGACGGGATCCTGCTCGACCTGGAACTGCCGGACGGCAACGGTTTGAATTGGCTGCCCGAACTCCGGGAGAGTCAGCCCCATGCGGCGATCGTTATCATCACGGGTACCGGCGACATCCCGTCCGCCGTTCAAGCCATGCAGCAGGGTGCGGACCATTTCCTGACCAAGCCGGCAAACCTGGATGAACTGATTGTATTTCTGCGCAAGGGACGTGAGTTCAGGGACTTGCGTCGCAGAAACCAGTACTTCAGCGGCGTGGCAAGTCGACAGTCAATGTGCTATTTTGGAGCAAATTCAATCGTCAGAAACATGCTTCGGTTGGCGGAAACGGCGGCACGGAACGGTTCGGTGGTCCTGCTTTTCGGGGAGACGGGCTCCGGCAAGGGGATCCTGGCGCGGTGGATTCACGCGCACAGCGCCCGCGCGGATAAGCCCTTCGTGGATATCAACTGCTCGAGCTTGAAAGGCGACCTGCTGGCCAGCGAGATGTTCGGCCACGCGCGCGGCGCCTTCACGTCCGCCGTCGACGCCAAGCAGGGCCTGCTGGAGGCGGCGGACGGCAGCACGCTGTTCCTCGATGAGATCGGCGACATGGACCCCGGCGTGCAGGCCTCGTTCCTGAAAGTGATCGAGGAGCGGCAATTCCGGCGGGTCGGCGAGGTCAAGGTGCGCCGGAGCGACTTCCGGTTGATCTGCGCGACCAATCACGACCTCCAGCGGCAGTGCGAACAGGGCCGCTTCCGCAAGGACCTGTATTTCCGGATCAACGTGTTTCCCATAGAAGTACCGCCGCTGCGCGAACTCCGGGACGACATACCCGGCCTGGTCCGCCACCTGGGGCGCGAGCTGGCCGGGCGGGATCTGGAGTTGGCGGCCGGGGTCATGCCTTTGCTGGCCGAATACGATTGGCCCGGGAACATCCGGGAACTTCGCAACGTGCTGGAGCGGGCCTGGCTCTTGTCCGGCGGCGGCGAGTTGAAACCCGAACATTTCCCCGGCCTGCGATATCCGGATGGAGGGCGGCCGGCCCTGGCCGCCGGGTCGCTGGATCTGAACCGGGCCGAGAAAGAAAAAATACGCGAAGCACTTCGCCGCTACGACGGCAACGTTGAGCGGGCCGCCGAAGCCCTCGGGCTTTCCCGGGCGACCCTCTACCGGCGACTGAAAAGCCTGTCCGATTGA
- a CDS encoding indolepyruvate ferredoxin oxidoreductase yields the protein MHLWLGDEAVAQAAIDAGISGVYAYPGTPSTEITEYIQKSAEARALGIRSAWSCNEKTAMEEALGMSFAGKRAMACMKHVGLNVAADPFMNAAITGAHGGLVVVVADDPSMHSSQNEQDSRYFGVFAQIPFFEPANQQEAYDQVREAFDLSERWGVPVLVRLTTRLAHSRANVQRRVEQPRAQNPLAFHDDPRRFVLLPAIARRNYNELLKKIGAFEGAAEKSPYNTLEEGSDRSLGIVACGIAVNYLREAYGGEACPHPVLKLSQYPAPRKALARMLERCESVLVLEDGYPLVEDLMRGVNAREGSIRGRLDGTLPRAGELDPDIVAHALGHAAPHTHEVPADVVPRPPSLCAGCPHANTYDFLREAMADHPGGRVFSDIGCYTLGALPPYEAINSCVDMGASVTMAKGAAEAGVHPSVAVIGDSTFMHSGLTGLLDIVEDKTPMTLIIADNLTTGMTGGQPVPAAGRLEEIVKGLGVAPDHVHVLVPLPGNHKANVETLRREMDYKGPSVIISRRECVVTAKARKT from the coding sequence ATGCACCTCTGGTTAGGCGACGAGGCGGTGGCGCAGGCGGCGATCGACGCCGGGATCTCCGGGGTGTACGCCTACCCCGGCACGCCCTCAACCGAGATCACGGAGTATATCCAGAAATCCGCCGAGGCCCGCGCGCTGGGCATCCGCTCCGCCTGGAGCTGCAACGAGAAGACGGCCATGGAGGAGGCGCTCGGCATGTCGTTCGCCGGCAAGCGCGCGATGGCCTGCATGAAACACGTCGGGCTCAACGTCGCCGCCGACCCGTTCATGAACGCGGCCATCACCGGCGCGCACGGCGGGCTGGTCGTGGTCGTCGCCGACGACCCCTCGATGCACTCGAGCCAGAACGAGCAGGACAGCCGCTACTTCGGCGTCTTCGCGCAGATCCCCTTCTTCGAGCCCGCGAACCAGCAGGAAGCCTACGACCAGGTCCGCGAGGCCTTCGACCTTTCCGAGCGCTGGGGCGTGCCCGTGCTGGTCCGCCTCACGACGCGCCTGGCCCACTCCCGCGCGAACGTGCAGCGCCGGGTGGAGCAGCCCCGCGCGCAAAACCCGCTGGCGTTCCACGACGACCCGCGCCGGTTCGTCCTGCTGCCCGCGATCGCGCGGCGCAACTACAATGAACTGCTGAAGAAGATCGGCGCTTTCGAGGGCGCCGCGGAAAAGTCGCCGTACAACACCCTGGAGGAAGGCTCCGACCGCTCCCTCGGCATCGTCGCCTGCGGCATCGCGGTGAATTATCTCCGGGAGGCCTACGGCGGCGAGGCCTGCCCCCATCCCGTGCTGAAGCTCTCGCAGTATCCGGCTCCGCGCAAAGCGCTGGCGCGCATGCTGGAGCGCTGCGAGTCCGTCCTGGTTCTCGAGGATGGTTACCCCCTCGTCGAAGACCTGATGCGCGGTGTGAACGCCCGGGAGGGCTCGATCCGCGGACGGCTGGACGGCACCCTGCCGCGCGCGGGCGAGTTGGACCCGGACATCGTGGCGCACGCGCTCGGACACGCCGCGCCGCACACGCACGAGGTCCCGGCCGACGTCGTGCCGCGGCCGCCCTCCCTCTGCGCGGGCTGCCCGCACGCGAACACCTACGATTTCCTGCGCGAGGCCATGGCGGACCACCCGGGCGGCCGGGTGTTCTCGGATATCGGCTGCTACACGCTCGGCGCGCTGCCGCCGTACGAGGCGATCAACTCGTGCGTGGACATGGGCGCCTCGGTGACGATGGCCAAGGGCGCGGCCGAGGCCGGCGTGCATCCCTCCGTCGCGGTGATCGGCGACTCGACCTTCATGCACTCCGGGCTGACCGGCCTGCTGGACATCGTGGAGGACAAGACGCCGATGACCCTGATCATCGCGGACAACCTGACCACGGGCATGACCGGCGGACAGCCCGTGCCCGCCGCGGGCCGGCTGGAGGAGATCGTCAAGGGCCTCGGCGTCGCCCCGGACCATGTCCACGTGCTCGTGCCCCTGCCGGGCAACCACAAGGCCAACGTCGAAACCCTGCGCCGGGAAATGGATTACAAGGGCCCGTCGGTCATCATCTCCCGGCGCGAATGCGTGGTGACCGCCAAGGCCCGAAAAACCTGA